In the genome of Rhodoplanes sp. Z2-YC6860, one region contains:
- the rplD gene encoding 50S ribosomal protein L4, protein MDVKVTTLDGGEAGSVTLSDAIFGLEPRADLIQRCVVWQLNKRRAGTHAVKNRADIWRTGKKMYGQKGTGGARHGSARVPQFRGGGRAFGPVVRSHEIGLPKKVRALALKHALSAKAKDGGIIVLDKATVKDAKTKQLAAHFEKLGVHTGALIIDGAEIEAGFRNAARNIPNIDVLPIQGINVYDIMRRGKLVLTKAAVDALEARFK, encoded by the coding sequence ATGGATGTGAAGGTCACCACCCTTGATGGCGGCGAGGCCGGTTCGGTCACGCTCTCGGATGCGATTTTCGGCCTCGAGCCGCGCGCCGATCTGATCCAGCGCTGTGTCGTGTGGCAGCTCAACAAGCGCCGTGCCGGCACGCACGCGGTGAAGAACCGCGCCGACATCTGGCGCACCGGCAAGAAGATGTACGGGCAGAAGGGCACCGGCGGTGCCCGTCACGGTTCGGCTCGCGTGCCGCAGTTCCGCGGCGGTGGCCGTGCGTTCGGTCCGGTCGTGCGCAGCCACGAGATCGGCCTGCCGAAGAAGGTTCGCGCCCTCGCTCTCAAGCATGCTCTGTCCGCCAAGGCCAAGGACGGCGGCATCATCGTGCTCGACAAGGCGACTGTGAAGGACGCCAAGACCAAGCAGCTCGCGGCGCACTTCGAGAAGCTCGGCGTTCACACCGGCGCCTTGATCATCGACGGCGCCGAGATCGAGGCGGGCTTCCGCAATGCCGCGCGCAACATCCCGAACATCGACGTGCTGCCGATCCAGGGTATCAACGTCTACGACATCATGCGCCGCGGCAAGCTCGTGCTGACCAAGGCCGCAGTCGATGCGCTGGAGGCGCGCTTCAAATGA
- the tuf gene encoding elongation factor Tu: MAKEKFNRNKPHCNVGTIGHVDHGKTSLTAAITKVLAETGGATFTAYDQIDKAPEEKARGITIATAHVEYETQKRHYAHVDCPGHADYVKNMITGAAQMDGAILVVSAADGPMPQTREHILLARQVGVPALVVFMNKVDMVDDPELLDLVELEVRELLSKYNFPGDKIPIVKGSALCALEGKSPELGHDAILKLMEAVDSYIPQPERPIDQPFLMPVEDVFSISGRGTVCTGRVERGIIKVGEEVEIVGIKATQKTTVTGVEMFRKLLDQGQAGDNIGALLRGIDREGVERGQVLCKPGSVKPHTKFKAEAYILTKEEGGRHTPFFTNYRPQFYFRTTDVTGVVTLPAGTEMVMPGDNIAMEVQLIVPIAMEEKLRFAIREGGRTVGAGVVASIIE; this comes from the coding sequence ATGGCCAAAGAGAAATTCAACCGCAATAAGCCTCACTGCAACGTTGGCACCATCGGTCACGTCGACCACGGCAAGACGTCGTTGACGGCAGCGATCACCAAGGTGCTGGCGGAGACCGGCGGCGCGACTTTCACTGCCTACGACCAGATCGACAAGGCGCCGGAAGAGAAGGCGCGCGGCATCACCATCGCGACGGCGCACGTCGAGTACGAGACCCAGAAGCGCCACTATGCGCACGTCGACTGCCCCGGCCACGCCGACTACGTGAAGAACATGATCACCGGCGCGGCCCAGATGGACGGCGCGATCCTGGTCGTGTCGGCTGCCGACGGCCCGATGCCGCAGACCCGCGAGCACATCCTGCTTGCCCGCCAGGTCGGCGTGCCGGCGCTGGTCGTGTTCATGAACAAGGTCGACATGGTCGACGATCCGGAGCTCCTCGACCTCGTCGAGCTCGAGGTTCGCGAGCTTCTGTCGAAGTACAATTTCCCGGGCGACAAGATTCCGATCGTCAAGGGTTCGGCGCTGTGCGCGCTCGAAGGCAAGAGCCCCGAGCTCGGCCATGACGCGATCCTCAAGCTGATGGAAGCCGTCGACAGCTACATCCCGCAGCCGGAGCGTCCGATCGATCAGCCGTTCCTGATGCCGGTCGAAGACGTGTTCTCGATCTCGGGCCGCGGCACGGTGTGCACGGGTCGCGTCGAGCGCGGCATCATCAAGGTCGGCGAGGAAGTCGAGATCGTAGGCATCAAGGCGACGCAGAAGACCACCGTCACGGGCGTCGAAATGTTCCGCAAGCTGCTCGACCAGGGTCAGGCTGGCGACAACATCGGCGCGCTGCTCCGCGGTATCGACCGCGAGGGCGTCGAGCGCGGCCAGGTGCTGTGCAAGCCGGGCTCCGTGAAGCCGCACACCAAGTTCAAGGCTGAGGCTTACATCCTCACCAAGGAAGAGGGCGGCCGTCATACCCCGTTCTTCACCAACTACCGTCCGCAGTTCTACTTCCGCACCACCGACGTGACCGGTGTTGTGACGCTGCCGGCCGGCACCGAGATGGTGATGCCGGGCGACAACATCGCCATGGAAGTGCAGTTGATCGTTCCGATCGCGATGGAAGAGAAGCTCCGCTTCGCCATCCGTGAGGGCGGCCGCACCGTCGGCGCGGGCGTCGTCGCAAGCATCATCGAGTAA
- the fusA gene encoding elongation factor G — protein sequence MARAHPIEDYRNFGIMAHIDAGKTTTTERILYYTGKNHKIGEVHEGAATMDWMEQEQERGITITSAATTAFWNGKRLNIIDTPGHVDFTIEVERSLRVLDGAVVVLDSNQGVEPQTETVWRQGDKYKVPRIVFANKMDKIGADFFQCLTDIVDRLGAKPVPIQLPIGAESQFKGLVDLVRMKGVVWNDESLGAKYDDIDIPADLLDQAKEYREKLVEAAVELDDDAMAAYLDGKEPDEATLKRLLRKAVITGAFYPVLCGSAFKNKGVQPLLDAVVDYLPSPLDVPAIKGVDPKGNEIERHPDDKEPMSLLAFKIMDDPFVGTITFCRIYSGTLSSGTGVINSTKERKERIGRMLLMHANNREDIKEAYAGDIVALAGLKDTRTGDTLCDPAHEVILEKMEFPDPVIEIAIEPKSKADQEKLGVALAKLVAEDPSFRVSTDQESGQTIIKGMGELHLDIKVDILKRTYKVEANIGAPQVAYRERISRPVTVDYTHKKQTGGTGQFAAVKIVVEPLPPGTGFEFENEIVGGAVPKEYIPGVEKGLESVLGAGILAGFPVVDLKVTLIDGKYHDVDSSALAFEIAARMALRDALQKGGATLLEPIMKVEVVTPEDYTGSVIGDLNSRRGQIQGQDMRGNANVITAMVPLANMFSYVNNLRSMSQGRATFTMQFDHYQEVPKAIADEVQAKYA from the coding sequence ATGGCCCGCGCTCACCCCATCGAGGACTACCGCAATTTCGGCATCATGGCGCACATCGATGCCGGCAAGACCACGACCACTGAGCGGATCCTCTATTACACCGGCAAGAACCATAAGATCGGCGAGGTGCACGAAGGCGCCGCGACGATGGATTGGATGGAGCAGGAGCAGGAGCGCGGCATCACCATTACGTCGGCCGCGACCACCGCGTTCTGGAACGGCAAGCGTCTGAACATCATCGACACCCCAGGTCACGTCGACTTCACCATCGAGGTGGAGCGTTCGCTGCGCGTCCTCGACGGCGCGGTGGTGGTGCTCGATTCGAACCAGGGTGTTGAGCCGCAGACCGAGACGGTGTGGCGTCAGGGCGACAAGTACAAGGTTCCGCGCATCGTCTTCGCCAACAAGATGGATAAGATCGGCGCTGACTTCTTCCAGTGCCTGACGGACATCGTCGATCGCCTAGGCGCGAAGCCCGTTCCGATTCAGCTGCCGATTGGCGCCGAGAGCCAGTTCAAAGGCCTGGTCGATCTGGTGCGCATGAAGGGCGTGGTCTGGAACGACGAGTCGCTCGGTGCGAAATACGACGACATCGATATTCCGGCCGACCTGCTCGATCAGGCCAAGGAATATCGTGAGAAGCTGGTCGAGGCCGCTGTCGAGCTCGATGACGATGCGATGGCTGCTTATCTCGACGGCAAGGAGCCGGACGAGGCGACACTGAAGAGGCTGCTCCGTAAGGCTGTCATCACCGGCGCGTTCTACCCGGTGCTGTGCGGCTCGGCATTCAAGAACAAGGGCGTGCAGCCGCTGCTCGACGCCGTGGTGGACTATCTGCCGTCGCCGCTCGACGTGCCTGCGATCAAGGGCGTCGATCCGAAGGGCAATGAGATCGAGCGTCATCCTGACGACAAGGAGCCGATGTCGCTCCTGGCGTTCAAGATCATGGACGATCCGTTCGTCGGCACGATCACGTTCTGCCGCATCTATTCTGGTACGCTGTCGAGCGGCACCGGCGTCATCAACTCGACCAAGGAGCGCAAAGAGCGCATTGGCCGCATGCTGCTGATGCACGCCAACAACCGCGAGGACATCAAGGAAGCCTACGCCGGCGACATCGTTGCTCTGGCAGGCCTCAAGGACACCCGCACCGGCGATACGCTTTGCGATCCGGCACATGAGGTGATCCTGGAGAAGATGGAATTCCCCGATCCGGTCATCGAGATCGCGATCGAGCCGAAGTCTAAGGCCGACCAGGAAAAGCTTGGCGTGGCGCTGGCAAAGCTCGTTGCCGAGGATCCGTCGTTCCGCGTGTCGACCGACCAGGAGAGCGGCCAAACCATCATCAAGGGCATGGGCGAGTTGCACCTCGATATCAAGGTCGACATCCTCAAGCGCACCTACAAGGTTGAAGCGAACATCGGTGCGCCGCAGGTGGCCTATCGTGAGCGCATCAGCCGGCCGGTGACGGTCGACTACACCCACAAGAAGCAGACCGGTGGCACCGGTCAGTTCGCGGCGGTGAAGATCGTCGTCGAGCCGCTGCCGCCGGGCACGGGCTTCGAGTTCGAGAACGAGATCGTCGGCGGCGCGGTGCCCAAGGAGTACATTCCGGGCGTAGAGAAGGGCCTCGAGTCGGTTCTGGGCGCGGGCATCCTTGCCGGCTTCCCGGTGGTCGATCTCAAGGTGACGCTGATCGACGGCAAGTATCATGACGTCGACTCGTCGGCTCTGGCCTTCGAAATCGCGGCGCGCATGGCGCTTCGCGATGCGCTGCAAAAGGGCGGTGCGACGCTGCTTGAGCCGATCATGAAGGTCGAGGTGGTGACGCCGGAAGACTACACCGGCTCGGTCATCGGCGATCTCAACTCGCGGCGCGGCCAGATTCAGGGCCAGGACATGCGCGGCAACGCCAACGTCATCACCGCGATGGTGCCGCTCGCGAACATGTTCTCTTACGTCAATAACCTGCGCTCGATGAGCCAGGGTCGAGCCACCTTCACCATGCAATTCGATCACTATCAGGAAGTTCCGAAAGCGATCGCAGACGAAGTTCAGGCGAAGTACGCCTAA
- the rpsL gene encoding 30S ribosomal protein S12, translated as MPTINQLIRHPRVVQKAKKKVPALQQSPQKRGVCTRVYTTTPKKPNSALRKVAKVRLTNGFEVIGYIPGEGHNLQEHSVVMIRGGRVKDLPGVRYHILRGVLDTQGVKNRKQRRSKYGAKRPK; from the coding sequence ATGCCGACGATCAATCAGCTGATCCGCCACCCGCGGGTGGTGCAAAAGGCGAAGAAGAAGGTGCCAGCGCTCCAGCAGAGCCCGCAGAAGCGCGGCGTCTGTACGCGCGTCTACACCACGACCCCGAAGAAGCCGAACTCGGCGCTGCGCAAGGTCGCCAAGGTGCGCCTTACCAACGGCTTCGAGGTGATCGGCTACATCCCGGGTGAAGGCCATAACCTTCAGGAGCACTCGGTGGTCATGATCCGCGGCGGCCGCGTCAAGGATCTGCCGGGCGTGCGCTATCACATCCTGCGCGGTGTGCTCGACACCCAGGGCGTCAAGAACCGCAAGCAGCGCCGTTCGAAGTACGGCGCCAAGCGTCCGAAGTAA
- the rpsJ gene encoding 30S ribosomal protein S10, with protein sequence MNGQNIRIRLKAFDHRILDASTREIVNTAKRTGAQVRGPIPLPTRIEKFTVNRSPHVDKKSREQFEMRTHKRLLDIVDPTPQTVDALMKLDLAAGVDVEIKL encoded by the coding sequence ATGAACGGCCAGAATATCCGGATCCGGCTCAAGGCGTTCGATCACCGCATCCTCGATGCGTCGACCCGCGAGATCGTCAACACCGCCAAGCGCACGGGTGCGCAGGTGCGTGGACCAATCCCGCTGCCGACTAGGATCGAGAAGTTTACGGTGAACCGTTCGCCGCACGTCGACAAGAAGAGCCGCGAACAGTTCGAGATGCGCACCCACAAGCGCCTTTTGGACATCGTCGATCCGACGCCGCAGACCGTGGACGCGCTGATGAAGCTCGACCTCGCTGCTGGTGTCGACGTCGAGATCAAGCTCTGA
- the rplC gene encoding 50S ribosomal protein L3 — MRSGVIAQKVGMTRLFTDAGEHVPVTVLRLAQCQVISHRSKEKDGYVALQLGSGTRKVKNVSKAERGRFAVAKVEPKRTIAEFRVSDDSLIPVGAEITADHFLVGQFVDVTGTSIGKGYAGGMKRWNFGGLRATHGVSVSHRSIGSTGGRQDPGKTFKNKKMPGHLGTDRVTTLNLRVVQTDVERGLIMIEGAVPGHKGGWITVRDAVKKAPPKDLPKPGKFKAPAAEAAPAKTEAAPAAEAPKEGA, encoded by the coding sequence ATGCGCTCCGGTGTGATCGCACAGAAGGTCGGAATGACCCGCTTATTCACCGATGCCGGCGAGCACGTGCCGGTCACGGTGCTGCGTCTTGCGCAATGCCAGGTCATCTCGCATCGCAGCAAGGAAAAGGACGGGTACGTCGCGCTCCAGCTCGGTTCTGGGACCCGCAAGGTCAAGAACGTGAGCAAGGCTGAACGCGGCCGTTTCGCCGTTGCCAAGGTCGAGCCCAAGCGCACGATCGCCGAATTCCGAGTCAGCGATGACTCGCTGATCCCGGTCGGTGCGGAGATCACGGCAGACCACTTTCTGGTCGGTCAGTTCGTCGACGTCACCGGCACCTCGATCGGCAAGGGTTATGCCGGCGGCATGAAGCGCTGGAACTTCGGCGGCTTGCGCGCCACGCACGGCGTGTCGGTCTCGCATCGTTCGATCGGTTCGACCGGTGGTCGCCAGGACCCAGGCAAGACGTTCAAGAACAAGAAGATGCCGGGCCATCTCGGCACCGACCGCGTCACCACGCTCAATCTGCGCGTCGTGCAGACCGACGTCGAGCGCGGCCTGATCATGATCGAAGGCGCGGTTCCCGGTCACAAGGGCGGCTGGATCACCGTGCGCGACGCGGTGAAAAAGGCGCCGCCTAAGGACCTGCCGAAGCCTGGCAAGTTCAAGGCGCCGGCTGCGGAAGCAGCGCCAGCGAAGACTGAAGCCGCGCCTGCGGCCGAAGCCCCGAAGGAGGGCGCGTGA
- a CDS encoding 50S ribosomal protein L23, with amino-acid sequence MSTNDPRHYDVVIAPVITEKATMASEHNKVVFKVARTATKPQIKEAVEKLFDVKVKAVNTLVRKGKVRFFKGRPGELQDSKRAVVTLEEGHRIDVTTGL; translated from the coding sequence ATGAGCACCAACGATCCGCGCCACTACGACGTGGTGATCGCACCGGTGATCACCGAAAAGGCGACGATGGCGTCCGAGCACAACAAGGTCGTCTTCAAGGTCGCGCGCACCGCCACCAAGCCGCAGATCAAGGAAGCCGTCGAGAAGTTGTTCGACGTCAAGGTGAAGGCCGTGAACACGCTCGTCCGCAAGGGCAAGGTCCGCTTCTTCAAGGGCCGTCCGGGCGAGCTGCAGGACAGCAAGCGCGCAGTCGTGACCCTCGAAGAAGGTCACCGCATCGACGTGACCACCGGGCTGTAA
- the rpoC gene encoding DNA-directed RNA polymerase subunit beta' — MNQEIMNLFSPQVPAQVFDQIKISIASPEKILSWSYGEIKKPETINYRTFKPERDGLFCARIFGPIKDYECLCGKYKRMKYKGIICEKCSVEVTLSRVRRERMGHIELAAPVAHIWFLKSLPSRIGLLLDMTLKDLERILYFEYYVVLEPGLTPLQDRQLLSEDEYLKAQDEYGGDSFTALIGAEAIREMLKGLDLEKLAADLRVEIAESKSELKPKKLAKRLKLIEAFTQSGNKPEWMILTQVPVIPPDLRPLVPLDGGRFATSDLNDLYRRVINRNNRLKRLIELRAPDIIIRNEKRMLQEAVDALFDNGRRGRVITGANKRPLKSLADMLKGKQGRFRQNLLGKRVDYSGRSVIVVGPELKLHQCGLPKKMALELFKPFIYSRLDAKGLSTTVKQAKKLVEKEKPEVWDILDEVIREHPVMLNRAPTLHRLGIQAFEPVLIEGKAIQLHPLVCAAFNADFDGDQMAVHVPLSLEAQLEARVLMMSTNNILHPANGSPIIVPSQDIVLGLYYLTIMADGHPGEWKYEIHSEEELKKDPKKVNTVRGFYRDIAEVEHALNQGGVHLHSKIKFRWVGIDEKGGEYNKWYETTPGRALLGQVLPRSSKVPFDVVNKLMTKREISGMIDTVYRHCGQKDTVIFCDRIMALGFYHAFRAGISFGKDDMVVPKKKWDIVEKTRTEAKDFEQQYNDGLITQGEKYNKVVDAWSKATDEIAGKMMEEISAAKRDEKTGRQAQVNSIYMMAHSGARGSPAQMRQLAGMRGLMAKPDGSIIETPIISNFKEGLSVMEYFNSTHGARKGLADTALKTANSGYLTRRLVDVAQDCIITSFDCGTKDGIAVRAIIDSGTVVASLASRILGRTTAEDVKDPAGTRVIVKRNTLLSEKEVEEIVQANVQELRIRSVLTCELINGVCGACYGRDLARGTPVNMGEAVGVIAAQSIGEPGTQLTMRTFHIGGAAQISEQSFIESNFDGKIVIKTKGKNAVVKNSDGDWIAMGRSIVIAVADPDGTERATHRIQNGARLRVTDGQEIKRGTRIAEWDPYTRPILTEVDGTVGFEDLVEGQSMSESVDESTGIAKRVVIDWRTSTRAADLRPAIVIKGADGKVQKLARGGDARYMLAVDAILSADVNEHMKAGDVIARIPTESAKTRDITGGLPRVAELFEARRPKEAAVIAEMTGTVQFGRDYKNKRRLSITPTEGGGEPVEYLIPKGKHIHLQDGDLIEKGDYIVDGNPAPHDILAIKGVEELANYLVNEIQDVYRLQGVAINDKHIEVIVRQMLQKVEITDVGETDMIHAEQIDKIEFDEINARFVAEGKKPATAHPVLLGITKASLQTRSFISAASFQETTRVLTEAAVNGKADTLDGLKENVIVGRLIPAGTGAMMSKLREVATKRDQLILDEREKDAAKAAPVTPAAPAEEPVALPAAE; from the coding sequence ATGAACCAAGAAATCATGAATCTTTTCAGCCCGCAGGTTCCTGCGCAGGTGTTCGACCAGATCAAGATTTCGATCGCGAGCCCGGAAAAGATTCTGTCCTGGTCCTACGGCGAGATCAAAAAGCCGGAGACCATCAACTACCGTACCTTCAAGCCCGAGCGCGACGGCTTGTTCTGCGCGCGCATCTTCGGGCCGATCAAGGACTACGAGTGCTTGTGCGGCAAGTACAAGCGCATGAAGTACAAGGGCATCATCTGCGAGAAGTGCTCGGTCGAAGTGACGCTCAGCCGCGTGCGGCGCGAGCGTATGGGCCATATCGAGCTCGCGGCGCCTGTTGCGCACATCTGGTTCCTGAAGTCGCTGCCGTCGCGCATCGGCCTTCTGCTCGACATGACGCTGAAGGATCTCGAGCGCATTCTGTACTTCGAGTACTACGTGGTGCTGGAGCCGGGTCTGACCCCGCTGCAGGACCGTCAGCTCCTGTCGGAGGACGAGTACCTCAAGGCGCAGGACGAGTACGGCGGGGACAGCTTCACGGCACTGATCGGGGCGGAAGCCATCCGCGAGATGCTGAAGGGCCTCGACCTCGAGAAGCTCGCCGCGGATCTGCGCGTCGAGATCGCGGAGTCGAAGTCCGAGCTCAAGCCGAAGAAGCTTGCCAAGCGGTTGAAGCTGATCGAGGCCTTCACCCAGTCCGGCAACAAGCCGGAGTGGATGATCCTCACGCAAGTGCCGGTGATCCCGCCGGATCTGCGACCTCTCGTTCCGTTGGATGGCGGCCGCTTCGCCACGTCCGACCTCAACGATCTCTATCGCCGCGTCATCAACCGCAACAACCGCTTGAAGCGGCTGATCGAGCTGCGTGCGCCGGACATCATCATCCGCAACGAGAAGCGCATGCTTCAGGAGGCGGTCGATGCGCTGTTCGACAACGGCCGTCGCGGCCGCGTCATCACCGGCGCCAACAAGCGTCCGTTGAAGTCGCTCGCCGACATGCTCAAGGGCAAGCAGGGCCGGTTCCGTCAGAACCTGCTCGGCAAGCGCGTCGACTATTCGGGCCGCTCGGTGATCGTGGTCGGTCCGGAGCTCAAGCTGCATCAGTGCGGTCTGCCGAAGAAGATGGCGCTCGAGCTGTTCAAGCCGTTCATCTACTCGCGGCTTGACGCCAAGGGTCTGTCGACCACGGTGAAGCAGGCGAAGAAGCTCGTGGAGAAGGAGAAGCCGGAGGTTTGGGACATTCTCGACGAGGTGATCCGCGAACATCCGGTCATGCTCAACCGCGCGCCGACCTTGCACCGTCTCGGCATTCAGGCGTTCGAGCCGGTCCTCATTGAGGGAAAGGCTATCCAGCTGCATCCGCTGGTCTGCGCCGCGTTCAACGCCGACTTCGACGGCGACCAGATGGCCGTTCACGTGCCGCTGTCGCTCGAGGCACAGCTCGAAGCTCGCGTGCTGATGATGAGCACGAACAACATCCTGCATCCCGCGAACGGCTCGCCGATCATTGTGCCGTCGCAGGACATCGTGCTGGGCCTCTACTACCTCACCATTATGGCCGACGGTCATCCGGGCGAGTGGAAGTACGAGATCCATTCGGAGGAGGAGCTGAAGAAGGACCCGAAGAAGGTCAACACGGTGCGCGGCTTCTACCGCGACATCGCCGAGGTCGAGCACGCGCTCAACCAGGGCGGCGTGCATCTGCACAGCAAGATCAAGTTCCGCTGGGTCGGCATCGACGAGAAGGGCGGGGAGTACAACAAGTGGTACGAGACCACGCCCGGCCGTGCGCTGCTCGGTCAGGTGTTGCCGCGCTCCTCGAAGGTTCCGTTCGACGTCGTGAACAAGCTCATGACGAAGCGCGAAATCTCCGGAATGATCGACACCGTCTATCGCCACTGCGGTCAGAAGGACACGGTGATCTTCTGCGATCGCATCATGGCGCTCGGCTTCTATCACGCGTTCCGCGCCGGCATTTCGTTCGGCAAGGACGACATGGTCGTGCCGAAGAAGAAGTGGGACATCGTCGAGAAGACCCGCACGGAGGCCAAGGACTTCGAGCAGCAGTACAACGACGGCCTGATCACTCAGGGCGAGAAGTACAACAAGGTTGTCGATGCCTGGTCGAAGGCGACCGACGAGATCGCCGGCAAGATGATGGAGGAAATCTCGGCGGCAAAGCGCGACGAGAAGACCGGCCGTCAGGCTCAGGTCAACTCCATCTACATGATGGCGCACTCCGGCGCGCGCGGTTCACCCGCGCAGATGCGTCAGCTCGCCGGCATGCGCGGCCTGATGGCCAAGCCTGACGGTTCGATCATCGAGACCCCGATCATCTCGAACTTCAAGGAAGGCCTGTCCGTGATGGAGTACTTCAACTCCACGCACGGCGCCCGCAAAGGACTGGCCGACACCGCGCTGAAGACTGCGAACTCGGGTTACCTGACCCGGCGTCTCGTCGACGTCGCGCAGGACTGCATCATCACGTCGTTCGATTGCGGCACCAAGGACGGCATTGCGGTCCGAGCCATCATCGACTCCGGCACGGTGGTGGCGTCGCTGGCGAGTCGCATCCTGGGCCGTACCACGGCTGAGGATGTGAAGGATCCGGCGGGCACTCGCGTCATCGTCAAGCGGAACACGCTGCTGAGCGAAAAGGAAGTCGAGGAGATCGTCCAGGCCAACGTGCAGGAGCTGCGCATCCGTTCGGTGCTGACCTGCGAGTTGATCAATGGCGTTTGCGGAGCCTGCTACGGGCGCGATCTTGCCCGCGGCACACCGGTGAACATGGGCGAGGCGGTCGGCGTGATCGCAGCGCAGTCGATCGGTGAGCCGGGCACCCAGCTGACCATGCGCACGTTCCATATCGGCGGCGCGGCGCAGATCTCCGAGCAGTCGTTCATCGAGTCGAACTTCGACGGCAAGATCGTCATCAAGACCAAGGGCAAGAATGCCGTCGTCAAGAACTCGGACGGCGACTGGATTGCCATGGGCCGCAGCATCGTGATCGCTGTGGCAGACCCCGACGGCACCGAACGCGCCACGCACCGCATCCAGAACGGCGCGCGGCTGCGCGTCACGGACGGTCAGGAGATCAAGCGCGGCACGCGTATCGCCGAGTGGGATCCCTACACCCGGCCGATCCTCACCGAGGTCGACGGCACCGTCGGCTTCGAGGATCTGGTGGAAGGGCAGTCGATGTCGGAATCGGTCGACGAGTCGACCGGTATCGCCAAGCGTGTGGTCATCGATTGGCGGACCTCGACACGGGCGGCGGACCTTCGTCCGGCGATCGTGATCAAGGGCGCGGACGGCAAGGTGCAGAAGCTCGCGCGCGGCGGCGATGCCCGCTACATGCTCGCGGTCGATGCGATTTTGTCGGCCGACGTCAACGAGCACATGAAGGCCGGCGACGTCATCGCCCGTATCCCGACCGAGAGCGCCAAGACCCGCGACATCACCGGCGGTCTGCCGCGGGTGGCGGAGTTGTTCGAGGCGCGTCGGCCGAAGGAGGCCGCCGTCATTGCCGAGATGACCGGCACCGTGCAGTTCGGCCGCGACTACAAGAACAAGCGGCGCCTGAGCATCACGCCGACCGAGGGTGGCGGCGAGCCCGTGGAGTATCTGATCCCCAAGGGCAAGCACATCCACCTGCAGGACGGCGATCTGATCGAGAAGGGCGACTATATCGTCGACGGCAATCCTGCGCCGCATGACATCCTGGCGATTAAGGGTGTCGAGGAGCTGGCGAACTACCTGGTCAACGAAATCCAGGACGTCTACCGGCTGCAGGGCGTGGCGATCAACGACAAGCACATCGAGGTGATCGTTCGCCAGATGCTGCAGAAGGTCGAGATCACCGACGTTGGCGAGACCGACATGATCCACGCCGAGCAGATCGACAAGATCGAGTTCGACGAGATCAACGCCAGGTTCGTGGCCGAGGGCAAGAAGCCCGCGACGGCGCACCCGGTGCTGCTCGGCATCACCAAGGCCTCGCTGCAGACCCGCTCGTTCATCTCGGCAGCGTCGTTCCAGGAGACCACCCGCGTGCTCACCGAAGCCGCCGTTAACGGCAAGGCGGATACGCTCGACGGTCTCAAGGAGAACGTCATCGTCGGACGCCTGATTCCAGCCGGAACCGGCGCCATGATGAGCAAGCTGCGCGAGGTTGCGACCAAGCGCGATCAGCTCATCCTCGACGAACGGGAGAAGGACGCAGCGAAGGCTGCACCCGTGACCCCGGCGGCGCCCGCCGAGGAGCCTGTCGCACTGCCTGCGGCCGAGTGA
- the rpsG gene encoding 30S ribosomal protein S7, translating into MSRRHSADKREINPDAKYGNLVVSKFMNSVMYEGKKSVAEGIVYGALDTIEGKVKGDPLKVFEQALENVMPSIEVRSRRVGGATYQVPVEVRSSRRQALGIRWIISAARDRSEKTMTERLSAELLDASNNRGNAVKKREDTHRMAEANRAFSHYRW; encoded by the coding sequence ATGTCCCGTCGCCATTCAGCCGACAAGCGCGAGATCAACCCGGATGCCAAGTACGGCAACCTGGTCGTTTCCAAGTTCATGAACTCGGTGATGTACGAGGGCAAGAAGTCCGTTGCCGAAGGCATCGTCTACGGTGCGCTCGACACCATCGAGGGCAAGGTCAAGGGCGATCCGCTGAAGGTGTTCGAGCAGGCGCTCGAAAACGTCATGCCGTCGATCGAAGTGCGCTCGCGCCGCGTCGGTGGTGCCACCTACCAGGTGCCGGTCGAAGTCCGCAGCTCGCGGCGTCAGGCGCTTGGCATTCGCTGGATCATCTCCGCTGCGCGCGACCGCAGCGAGAAGACGATGACCGAGCGGCTCTCGGCGGAGTTGCTCGATGCGTCCAACAATCGGGGGAACGCCGTCAAGAAGCGCGAAGACACGCACCGGATGGCGGAAGCCAACCGCGCGTTCTCGCACTACCGCTGGTAA